Proteins encoded by one window of Orbaceae bacterium BiB:
- a CDS encoding ABC transporter permease subunit — protein sequence MNNIVRSIIKYATNIKQGIHSNIYMIIGCYGILAIVLVCCATKWLFNVELAPIFPPLLPPAWQSNGELNHILGTDNLGHDIFNYLLVSYKTTLVLTLRVAFYVMIIGAIINYLLFFIPQLRWLIATLFRLVIAIPPLLSAIVIALVWNNNINEILMIVAISYLPRFIHNIHHQIVDEWQKTYITAHRLDGLSTPQILNFYILPNIFPAYLTEIIVLFSQIILSLTVLTFLGFGHNLATPDLGTAMYQMLNIINSNFWAFFVPGMMIIITVLFIHMLNLGVHMMLTKRGGN from the coding sequence ATGAATAATATCGTTCGTTCTATCATAAAATATGCTACCAATATTAAACAGGGTATTCATAGTAATATTTATATGATCATTGGTTGTTATGGTATTTTAGCGATTGTATTAGTCTGCTGTGCTACTAAATGGTTATTTAATGTTGAATTGGCGCCGATTTTCCCGCCATTATTACCACCTGCTTGGCAGAGTAATGGGGAACTAAACCATATTTTAGGAACCGATAATTTAGGTCATGATATTTTTAACTATTTGCTTGTTAGTTATAAAACGACGCTCGTATTAACGCTGAGAGTCGCGTTTTATGTCATGATTATTGGTGCTATCATTAATTATCTATTATTTTTTATCCCACAATTAAGATGGCTAATTGCGACTCTTTTTCGTCTTGTTATCGCGATTCCCCCACTATTAAGTGCAATAGTGATTGCGTTGGTCTGGAATAATAATATTAATGAGATATTAATGATCGTAGCAATTTCATACTTGCCACGGTTTATTCATAATATACATCATCAAATCGTTGATGAGTGGCAAAAAACCTATATTACTGCACATCGCCTTGATGGTTTATCAACACCTCAAATACTCAATTTTTATATTTTACCTAATATATTTCCTGCTTATTTAACTGAAATTATTGTGCTTTTTAGTCAGATTATCTTGTCATTAACGGTGCTGACATTTTTAGGTTTTGGCCATAATTTGGCTACACCAGATCTTGGTACCGCGATGTATCAGATGCTAAATATTATTAATAGTAATTTTTGGGCATTCTTTGTACCTGGGATGATGATTATTATTACTGTACTATTCATTCATATGCTTAATTTAGGCGTACACATGATGTTAACCAAACGGGGCGGAAACTAG
- the dksA gene encoding RNA polymerase-binding protein DksA yields the protein MKKEHKKNSSSLSLLAMAGLEPYKEGKDEEYMNAEQLKHFRLILQTWLEQLRGEMDKTVVYMQDEAANFPDPADRATQEEEFSLELRARDRERKLIKKIEKTLLKIENDDFGFCDSCGVEIGIKRLEARPTADLCIDCKTLAELREKQMGM from the coding sequence GTGAAAAAGGAACATAAAAAGAATAGCTCTTCCCTGAGTCTTTTAGCTATGGCTGGTCTTGAACCTTATAAAGAGGGAAAAGATGAAGAGTATATGAATGCGGAGCAGTTAAAACATTTTCGTCTTATTTTGCAAACATGGCTAGAACAGCTACGTGGTGAAATGGATAAAACTGTTGTCTACATGCAAGATGAAGCCGCTAATTTCCCTGATCCAGCAGATCGTGCGACTCAAGAAGAAGAGTTTAGTCTAGAGTTAAGAGCTCGAGATCGCGAACGTAAGCTGATTAAGAAAATTGAAAAAACGCTATTAAAGATTGAAAATGATGACTTTGGTTTCTGCGATTCTTGTGGCGTAGAAATTGGTATTAAACGCCTAGAAGCAAGACCTACAGCTGATCTTTGTATCGATTGTAAAACATTAGCTGAGTTACGAGAAAAACAGATGGGAATGTAG
- a CDS encoding ATP-binding cassette domain-containing protein has protein sequence MSQVLKVRNLSKRFTIPKGLFGHISIDAVKPASFSLNEGKTLAIIGQNGSGKSTLAKMLVGMINPDAGDIWVEDQKLEYGDYQTRCKLIRMIFQNVDSSFDPRLKIGKILEIPLKQNTKLSGIEREQLIYSVLKQVGLSAEHASYYPRVMAAGQKQRVALARALILQPKVIIFDEALTALDISMRSQIVNLMLSLQEEQNLSYVYVTQDIGMMKHISDQILVMNNGEVVESGNTAEVLASPLSDITQKLVHSYFGEALTADTWRTDTRRF, from the coding sequence ATGAGTCAAGTATTAAAAGTTCGCAATTTATCCAAACGATTTACCATTCCAAAAGGACTATTTGGTCATATCTCTATTGATGCTGTAAAACCTGCTTCATTCTCTTTAAATGAAGGCAAAACTTTAGCAATTATTGGGCAAAATGGTTCAGGGAAATCAACATTAGCTAAAATGTTAGTGGGTATGATTAATCCTGATGCTGGCGATATTTGGGTCGAGGATCAAAAGCTAGAGTATGGCGATTATCAAACTCGTTGTAAATTGATTCGGATGATATTCCAAAACGTAGATAGTTCATTTGATCCTCGATTAAAAATTGGCAAAATACTTGAGATACCACTTAAACAAAATACTAAATTATCGGGTATTGAAAGAGAACAGTTAATTTATTCTGTGTTAAAACAGGTCGGTCTGTCTGCTGAGCATGCATCTTATTACCCTAGAGTCATGGCAGCTGGTCAAAAACAGCGCGTAGCGTTGGCAAGAGCATTAATTTTGCAGCCTAAAGTGATTATTTTTGACGAGGCACTTACCGCTCTGGATATATCGATGCGCTCACAAATCGTTAATCTTATGCTGTCCTTACAAGAAGAGCAAAACCTATCTTATGTTTATGTTACTCAAGATATTGGAATGATGAAACACATTAGCGATCAAATACTGGTTATGAATAATGGTGAGGTTGTTGAAAGTGGTAATACCGCCGAAGTGCTTGCTTCACCTCTCAGTGATATAACACAAAAATTAGTACATAGTTACTTTGGCGAGGCGCTAACGGCTGATACTTGGCGGACAGATACTCGAAGATTCTAA
- a CDS encoding ATP-binding cassette domain-containing protein, which yields MALLDIRNLTIEFITPNGLLRAVDSVNIKLNEGEIRGLVGESGSGKSLIAKAILGATNNNWKITADRFYFDGIDLLKLSPKKRRKIISGNVSMIFQEPQSCLDPNMKIGRLLIQSIPSWTFKGHWWQRLFWRKNRAIELLHRVGIKEHKEIMNSYPNELTEGECQKVMIAIALANQPKLLIADEPTNSMESTTEAQIFRLLASLNQNSGTTILFISHDLQMVTRWTDRINVLYCGQTVEIADSEEIIKKPYHPYTQALIFAIPDFGKAIPHKRPLNSLPGVIPPLEHLPIGCRLGPRCPYAQRKCIETPKLITIKDHAVACHFPLNTELQDGKS from the coding sequence ATGGCACTACTAGATATTCGTAATTTAACAATTGAGTTTATTACTCCCAATGGTTTGTTGCGTGCAGTTGATAGCGTTAATATAAAGCTCAATGAAGGAGAGATTCGCGGTTTAGTTGGTGAGTCCGGTTCAGGAAAAAGTTTGATTGCAAAGGCGATATTAGGTGCAACAAATAACAACTGGAAAATCACCGCGGACAGATTCTATTTTGATGGTATTGATTTATTAAAATTATCACCTAAAAAACGACGCAAGATTATCAGTGGTAATGTTTCGATGATATTTCAGGAACCACAGTCCTGTTTAGATCCTAATATGAAAATCGGACGCTTACTGATTCAATCTATTCCTTCATGGACATTTAAAGGTCATTGGTGGCAACGACTATTTTGGCGTAAAAATCGGGCGATAGAGCTATTACATCGAGTTGGTATAAAAGAGCATAAAGAAATTATGAACTCTTATCCAAATGAGTTAACAGAAGGCGAATGTCAGAAGGTAATGATAGCTATTGCGCTAGCGAATCAACCTAAGCTATTAATTGCGGATGAACCGACTAATTCAATGGAGTCAACAACTGAAGCTCAAATATTTCGTTTATTAGCAAGCTTGAATCAAAACTCGGGTACGACGATTTTATTTATTAGTCATGATTTGCAAATGGTCACGCGATGGACAGATCGTATTAATGTGCTTTACTGTGGGCAAACAGTTGAAATTGCTGATAGTGAAGAGATTATTAAAAAGCCTTATCATCCTTATACACAGGCATTAATTTTTGCGATTCCTGATTTTGGTAAAGCGATTCCACACAAAAGACCACTAAATTCATTACCGGGCGTAATTCCACCTTTAGAACATTTGCCGATTGGTTGTCGTTTAGGTCCTCGTTGTCCATATGCTCAGCGAAAATGTATTGAAACGCCAAAACTTATTACCATTAAAGATCATGCTGTAGCCTGCCATTTTCCACTCAATACTGAATTACAGGATGGCAAATCATGA
- the moaA gene encoding GTP 3',8-cyclase MoaA, producing the protein MQQQLVDNYQRRFQYLRLSLTELCNFRCQYCLPDGYKANKAHQFLTLNEISHIADAFSELGVKKIRLTGGEPTLRRDFTEIIALLARYPNINEIAVTTNGSRLESRILEWKNAGLTALNVSVDSFSPLQFAKITGEDKLHQVINGIDKALEVGMKKVKINTVLMKSLNDDLNHYLPWITDRNIDLRFIELMETGEGSAYFNRYHVSGSKIEQQLIEQGWQLMIKDQLAGPAKVYQHDDYQGRIGLIMPYSKNFCQSCNRLRISSTGKLHYCLFGDSAISLRDLLQQADQKEQLKTRVLDSLQIKPETHFLHQHNAGIIQNLSFIGG; encoded by the coding sequence ATGCAACAACAACTTGTTGATAATTATCAACGACGATTTCAATATTTACGTCTATCATTAACTGAACTATGCAACTTTCGTTGTCAATACTGTTTGCCTGATGGTTATAAAGCCAATAAAGCTCACCAATTTTTAACGTTAAATGAGATTAGCCATATTGCTGATGCATTTAGTGAATTAGGAGTAAAAAAAATACGTTTAACAGGTGGCGAGCCAACGTTACGTCGAGACTTTACAGAAATTATTGCCCTGCTTGCTCGTTATCCGAATATTAATGAGATCGCCGTCACCACAAATGGTAGTCGTTTAGAGAGTCGTATTCTTGAATGGAAAAATGCCGGATTAACAGCACTTAATGTGAGCGTAGATAGCTTCTCACCACTACAGTTTGCTAAAATTACAGGCGAAGACAAATTACATCAAGTGATTAACGGTATTGATAAAGCTCTTGAAGTAGGAATGAAAAAAGTTAAGATCAATACCGTGCTGATGAAAAGCTTAAATGACGATCTGAACCATTATCTTCCTTGGATTACAGATCGCAATATTGATTTACGTTTCATTGAATTAATGGAAACTGGCGAGGGAAGTGCTTATTTTAATCGTTATCACGTCTCAGGTAGTAAAATTGAACAACAATTAATTGAGCAAGGTTGGCAATTAATGATTAAAGATCAACTTGCTGGCCCTGCAAAAGTCTATCAACATGATGATTATCAAGGTCGGATTGGTTTGATTATGCCTTATTCTAAAAATTTTTGTCAAAGTTGTAACCGCTTACGAATCTCCTCGACAGGTAAGCTCCATTACTGTTTATTTGGTGACTCAGCTATTAGTTTACGAGACTTACTACAGCAAGCAGATCAAAAAGAGCAGCTTAAAACCAGAGTATTAGACTCATTACAAATCAAGCCTGAAACACATTTTTTACATCAACATAATGCCGGTATAATACAAAATTTATCATTCATCGGTGGATAA
- the rne gene encoding ribonuclease E, giving the protein MKRMLINATQQEELRIALVDGQRLYDLDIESLGHEQKKANIYKGTISKINPSLEAAFVSYGGERDGFLPLKEIAESYFPNDISGRRSIKHLQEGQEVLIQIEKEIRGKKGAALTTYISLAGSYLVLMPNDPRAGGVSRRIEGEDRADLKRNIDALEKPRGMGVIARTAGVGKNQEELQQDLDALIAYWKAILVEAKKHPAPRLIHKESDVITRAFRDYLRDDVGEIYIDNPKVLEIAKKRLEDLGRLEYVDRLKLYTGDISLFSHYQIEGQIESAFQREVRLPSGGSIVIDSTEALTAIDINSAKSIKGSDIEETAFTTNLEAADEIARQLRLRDLGGLIVIDFIDMTPIRNQREVENRLKEAMKTDRARIQTARISRFGLLEMSRQRLSPSLREATHHICPRCQGTGTVRDNNSLSLSILRLIQEEALKENTVQIDVIVPVPIASYLLNEKRCAIGHIESNYPDIKIVIAADSEMETPLYKVIRKRRGEETDVLSYNLPKLIRELEESDEEDQVNEFVIEEAVLSGFKVDANPAIVKPKVEPKVEKSAGLFSSLAKKLRNLFSSETKPAVEEKSAVSKSDDTKNLKGREDNRHQSHNRRTKYSAKNNSTNNTSSTSNAAANSVKTEVVKDKELNNKNNRRNNRNNKNEEAIKSTEDNSVAPVPTKVEAKPRRAQRTLSKKVRVESGDKPLQQPQVATVKAPIKVSSTLVIPSILLPVVLKQDDNGVDGKDNQTNRRPRRTSRHLRLNGQRRKKSKVASQNKSPMPLVSAVYSPELALGKIAIDYSLIQQASTITNGHSNAASSVDRQVDTKMAVIPSLLLPVVTHASDKPKKAQTVKTTAINHIDPPKQEVSPVVEAEAKIESKVEVKADVKIEEVNASVMTGFASSVMTKAPSVDNGNSSPFIAAARDESAYQYTGKGQAGGLSAQDHSYAGATKPVDPSAPNN; this is encoded by the coding sequence ATGAAAAGAATGCTAATTAATGCAACGCAACAAGAAGAGTTGCGTATTGCTCTCGTTGATGGCCAGCGGTTGTATGATCTGGATATTGAAAGTTTAGGTCATGAACAAAAAAAGGCTAATATCTATAAAGGTACCATCAGTAAAATCAATCCTAGCTTAGAAGCTGCTTTTGTTTCGTATGGCGGCGAACGGGATGGATTCCTTCCTCTTAAAGAGATCGCTGAAAGTTATTTTCCAAATGATATTTCAGGTCGTCGTAGTATTAAACATCTGCAAGAAGGCCAAGAAGTTTTAATTCAGATTGAAAAAGAGATTCGTGGTAAAAAAGGTGCGGCACTAACAACATATATTAGTTTAGCGGGTAGCTACCTTGTTTTGATGCCAAATGACCCTAGAGCTGGTGGTGTATCAAGACGAATTGAAGGTGAAGATCGTGCTGATTTAAAACGTAATATTGATGCACTGGAAAAACCACGTGGTATGGGTGTCATCGCTCGAACAGCTGGTGTAGGCAAAAACCAAGAAGAGTTACAACAGGATCTTGATGCTTTAATTGCATACTGGAAAGCTATTTTAGTTGAAGCTAAAAAACATCCTGCACCAAGACTTATTCATAAAGAGAGTGATGTTATTACGCGTGCTTTCAGAGATTATTTGCGTGATGATGTTGGCGAAATTTATATCGATAATCCCAAAGTATTGGAAATCGCTAAAAAACGCTTAGAAGATCTTGGTCGTTTAGAGTATGTTGATCGTCTTAAACTCTATACTGGTGATATTTCCCTATTTAGCCATTACCAAATTGAAGGCCAAATTGAATCGGCATTTCAACGTGAAGTTCGTTTACCATCAGGTGGTTCAATCGTTATTGATTCAACTGAGGCGCTTACGGCTATTGATATTAACTCTGCAAAATCAATTAAAGGCAGTGATATCGAAGAAACAGCTTTCACCACTAACCTTGAAGCAGCAGATGAAATCGCTAGACAACTCCGTTTACGCGATTTAGGTGGACTCATTGTTATCGATTTTATCGATATGACACCTATTCGTAATCAACGTGAAGTTGAAAATCGTCTTAAAGAGGCGATGAAAACAGATCGTGCTCGTATCCAAACTGCACGTATTTCTCGTTTTGGTTTGTTAGAAATGTCTCGTCAACGATTAAGTCCATCATTGCGCGAAGCAACTCACCATATTTGTCCTCGTTGTCAAGGAACAGGTACTGTTCGTGATAATAATTCTCTATCGTTATCTATTTTACGTCTTATTCAGGAAGAAGCGCTAAAAGAGAATACTGTACAAATCGATGTTATTGTACCTGTGCCGATTGCAAGTTATTTACTGAATGAAAAGCGCTGTGCAATTGGTCATATTGAGAGCAATTATCCTGATATCAAGATTGTGATTGCTGCGGATAGCGAAATGGAAACTCCGCTATATAAAGTTATTCGTAAACGTCGTGGTGAAGAGACCGATGTATTAAGTTATAACTTACCTAAACTTATTCGAGAACTCGAAGAATCAGATGAAGAAGATCAAGTTAATGAATTTGTTATAGAAGAAGCTGTATTATCTGGTTTCAAAGTTGATGCTAACCCAGCGATAGTTAAACCAAAGGTCGAGCCGAAAGTTGAAAAATCAGCCGGTTTATTCTCTTCACTTGCTAAAAAATTACGTAACTTATTCTCATCTGAGACTAAACCTGCGGTAGAAGAAAAAAGCGCGGTAAGTAAATCTGATGATACTAAGAATCTAAAAGGTCGAGAAGATAATCGACATCAGTCTCATAATCGTAGAACTAAGTATTCAGCAAAAAATAATAGTACCAATAATACTTCTTCAACAAGTAATGCGGCTGCAAATAGTGTTAAAACTGAAGTTGTTAAAGATAAAGAGTTAAATAATAAGAACAACCGTCGTAATAATCGTAATAATAAAAATGAAGAGGCGATTAAGTCAACGGAAGATAATTCAGTAGCTCCAGTACCAACTAAGGTTGAAGCTAAGCCAAGAAGAGCGCAACGTACATTAAGTAAAAAGGTGAGAGTTGAAAGTGGAGATAAACCATTACAACAGCCTCAGGTTGCTACAGTGAAGGCGCCAATCAAAGTAAGCAGTACTTTAGTTATTCCATCAATTTTATTACCCGTCGTTTTAAAACAAGATGACAATGGCGTTGATGGTAAAGATAATCAGACTAACCGTCGACCAAGAAGAACATCTCGTCATTTGCGGTTAAATGGTCAACGTCGTAAAAAATCGAAAGTTGCGTCTCAAAATAAATCACCAATGCCTTTAGTATCAGCAGTCTATTCTCCTGAATTAGCATTAGGTAAAATTGCTATTGATTACAGCTTAATTCAGCAAGCATCAACAATAACAAATGGACACAGTAATGCCGCGTCATCGGTTGATCGTCAAGTCGATACTAAAATGGCAGTTATACCATCATTATTGTTGCCTGTTGTTACTCATGCTAGTGATAAACCGAAAAAGGCGCAAACAGTTAAAACTACCGCTATTAATCATATAGATCCACCTAAACAAGAGGTTTCACCGGTAGTTGAAGCAGAAGCTAAAATAGAATCTAAAGTGGAAGTGAAAGCTGATGTGAAGATTGAGGAAGTGAATGCTTCTGTTATGACTGGATTTGCTTCTTCTGTTATGACTAAAGCTCCATCGGTTGATAACGGTAATTCGTCACCATTTATTGCTGCAGCTCGTGATGAATCTGCTTATCAATATACTGGTAAAGGTCAAGCGGGTGGATTAAGTGCTCAAGATCATTCATATGCGGGTGCGACTAAACCCGTAGATCCTTCAGCACCAAATAATTAG
- a CDS encoding ABC transporter permease subunit has protein sequence MLIYIIKKIFSFFLVLFLLSLISASIVYFSPNSPFSHETFARCYYLFYQQILFNQFIIADHSFWQILSQIILPTFELCILAIIGSIIIGFPVGIIAGLTRSNTINHTIKLICLVFYASPIIWVTVLVMSFSSTDWFFVKNITYQPGTTSVSILSILLTPDLEKINQLLAEAKHLIVPVMILMIQPCIITIQLISQRVSYTAQQNYIKVASIRENSSRKVLFRHLLPNALPSTIPQLTYNITTLLFTTMVIEIVLDRSGLGTWVFAAFHQSDYMIIALAVFCCGALVSLLTLLSEIFVVILYPIQSRALYE, from the coding sequence ATGCTTATTTATATAATAAAAAAGATATTTTCTTTTTTTCTAGTACTGTTTTTATTGTCTTTAATTAGCGCTTCTATCGTCTATTTTTCGCCTAATTCACCCTTTAGTCACGAGACGTTTGCGCGATGTTATTATCTTTTTTATCAACAAATTTTATTTAACCAATTTATTATTGCTGATCACTCATTTTGGCAAATTTTATCACAAATTATTTTACCTACTTTTGAACTTTGTATTTTAGCGATAATTGGTTCAATTATTATTGGTTTTCCGGTTGGAATCATTGCTGGATTGACACGCAGTAATACAATCAATCATACAATCAAACTGATCTGTTTAGTATTTTATGCAAGTCCAATCATTTGGGTTACAGTATTAGTCATGTCTTTCTCATCGACAGATTGGTTTTTTGTCAAAAATATTACCTATCAACCGGGAACAACGAGTGTATCAATATTGAGTATTTTATTGACACCAGATCTTGAGAAGATCAATCAATTATTAGCAGAGGCTAAACATTTGATTGTCCCTGTTATGATCTTAATGATTCAACCTTGTATCATTACGATTCAATTAATTAGTCAACGAGTCAGTTACACAGCTCAGCAAAATTATATCAAAGTGGCGAGTATTCGAGAAAACTCCTCACGGAAAGTATTATTTCGCCATTTATTGCCTAATGCCTTACCAAGTACGATACCGCAATTAACCTATAATATAACGACATTACTGTTTACAACAATGGTTATTGAAATAGTATTGGATCGTTCCGGACTGGGTACTTGGGTATTTGCAGCCTTTCACCAATCCGATTATATGATTATTGCATTAGCTGTTTTTTGCTGCGGTGCATTAGTCAGCTTGTTGACTTTGCTTAGTGAGATTTTTGTTGTGATTCTTTATCCAATACAATCAAGGGCGTTATATGAATAA
- the gluQRS gene encoding tRNA glutamyl-Q(34) synthetase GluQRS: protein MNNVGRFAPSPSGELHFGSFVTALGSYLQAKSKQGQWLVRIEDLDPPREVVGAADNILFTLDKLGLHWDQDVVYQSSRLAHYEEILNLLIRQQVAYYCDCSRQRIQQLPTHIYDNYCQNRQLTPNSTQSMAVRLKQTFPICCFIDNICQRQRVSQSERLEDFVIRRRDGLFAYNFAVVIDDHEQGITEVVRGADLLPVTAKQLSLYHLFNWHPPSYYHLPLVLNQHKDKLSKQNHAQAININNIKQLIVDGLQFLGQVIPTDWQDANREQLLQWAITHWNIHCVPKNDQILLSTDE from the coding sequence ATGAATAATGTTGGTCGTTTTGCACCATCGCCTTCGGGTGAGTTGCATTTTGGCTCTTTCGTTACTGCTTTAGGGAGCTATTTACAAGCGAAGTCTAAACAAGGGCAATGGCTTGTACGCATAGAAGATCTTGATCCTCCTCGTGAAGTTGTAGGAGCGGCAGACAATATTCTGTTTACGCTTGATAAACTTGGACTTCACTGGGATCAGGATGTTGTATATCAGTCCAGTCGTTTAGCGCATTATGAAGAGATATTAAATTTACTCATTAGGCAACAAGTTGCATATTATTGTGATTGTTCACGGCAACGAATTCAACAGTTACCCACACATATTTATGATAACTACTGCCAAAATCGACAATTGACGCCTAATTCAACGCAGTCGATGGCAGTTAGGTTAAAACAAACTTTCCCGATTTGCTGTTTTATCGATAATATTTGTCAGCGGCAACGAGTTAGTCAATCCGAACGGTTAGAAGATTTTGTTATTCGTCGCCGAGATGGTTTGTTCGCTTATAATTTTGCTGTAGTTATTGATGATCATGAGCAGGGCATCACTGAAGTGGTGCGTGGGGCTGATTTATTACCCGTTACGGCTAAGCAATTATCGCTTTATCATCTATTTAATTGGCATCCGCCAAGTTATTATCATTTACCACTGGTACTTAACCAGCATAAAGACAAACTTTCTAAACAAAATCATGCTCAAGCTATTAATATTAACAATATTAAGCAATTAATTGTTGATGGATTACAATTTTTAGGTCAGGTTATCCCGACGGATTGGCAAGATGCAAACAGAGAACAACTATTGCAATGGGCAATTACCCATTGGAATATTCACTGTGTACCGAAAAATGATCAAATTTTATTATCCACCGATGAATGA
- a CDS encoding MFS transporter — protein sequence MNTSSVNSNDSAAEARLRTPEGKKEFIKASLSCWLGTTMEYVDFALYGLAAGLVFGDVFFPEVTPAIALLSSFATYSVGFIARPIGAIFFGRLGDRKGRKIVLVITIALMGISTTLIGCIPSYHTIGILAPISLVILRFVQGFGAGAELSGATVMLGEYAPTKHRGLIASIIGIGSNSGTLVASGVWLLVLMLDQQTVIDWAWRIPFIASALIAISATLIRRHVRETPVFEKEQAEKSQLNNGNLAKNRKAYVTVDTRSFFQRNKAFFIMLGLRIGENGPSYLAQGFVIGYVVKILGVSKTVPTTAVFIASLLGFIVIPFAGWLSDTFGRRIIYRIFCFLLMLYAIPAYMFLETRDPMIVGTIIVVGMCLASLGIFGVQAAYGVELFGVKSRYTKMALAKELGGIVSGGIAPLVAAALLSYYGSWWPIAIYFGAMATIGFVTTFFAPETRGRNLNSPDDAI from the coding sequence ATGAATACGAGTTCAGTTAATAGTAATGATTCAGCTGCAGAGGCGAGATTAAGAACCCCTGAAGGAAAAAAAGAGTTTATCAAAGCAAGCTTATCTTGTTGGCTTGGAACTACGATGGAATATGTTGATTTTGCTTTGTATGGACTTGCAGCTGGTTTAGTCTTTGGTGATGTATTTTTCCCTGAAGTAACACCGGCTATTGCATTATTATCAAGTTTTGCGACTTATTCTGTCGGCTTTATTGCTAGACCTATTGGTGCTATTTTCTTTGGACGATTAGGGGATAGAAAAGGTCGTAAAATTGTACTTGTTATCACAATTGCTTTAATGGGGATATCAACGACGCTAATTGGATGTATACCGAGCTATCACACCATTGGTATATTGGCTCCAATTAGTTTAGTCATATTGCGTTTTGTACAAGGCTTTGGCGCTGGTGCAGAACTATCTGGCGCCACAGTGATGTTAGGTGAGTATGCACCAACTAAACATCGAGGATTAATTGCATCTATTATTGGTATTGGTTCAAATAGTGGTACATTAGTTGCTTCGGGTGTTTGGTTACTTGTTCTAATGCTTGATCAACAAACAGTCATTGATTGGGCTTGGCGAATTCCGTTTATTGCTAGTGCTTTGATTGCGATTTCAGCGACCTTAATTCGCCGACATGTGAGAGAAACGCCGGTTTTTGAAAAAGAACAAGCTGAAAAATCTCAACTAAATAACGGTAATCTTGCTAAAAATCGTAAAGCATACGTAACTGTAGATACTCGCTCATTCTTCCAACGTAATAAAGCTTTTTTTATTATGTTAGGATTACGTATTGGTGAAAATGGTCCATCTTATTTAGCACAAGGTTTTGTTATTGGGTATGTGGTAAAAATTTTAGGAGTAAGTAAGACAGTACCAACAACAGCCGTATTCATTGCTTCGTTACTCGGTTTTATTGTGATTCCATTTGCCGGATGGTTATCAGATACTTTTGGTCGCCGTATCATTTATCGTATTTTCTGCTTTTTATTGATGCTCTATGCTATTCCTGCATATATGTTTTTGGAAACGCGAGATCCAATGATTGTTGGAACCATTATTGTGGTGGGAATGTGTCTAGCTTCACTCGGTATTTTCGGTGTTCAAGCCGCTTATGGTGTTGAACTCTTCGGTGTGAAGTCTCGTTATACTAAAATGGCATTAGCGAAAGAGCTTGGTGGTATTGTATCTGGTGGTATTGCGCCACTTGTTGCTGCGGCATTACTTAGTTACTATGGTTCTTGGTGGCCAATTGCTATCTACTTTGGAGCTATGGCGACAATTGGTTTTGTAACCACATTTTTTGCGCCTGAAACTCGAGGTCGTAATTTAAATTCTCCAGATGATGCAATTTAA